A stretch of the Aegilops tauschii subsp. strangulata cultivar AL8/78 chromosome 4, Aet v6.0, whole genome shotgun sequence genome encodes the following:
- the LOC109758981 gene encoding ferritin-1, chloroplastic — MLLRIASSPAAVAAASQLSAPGPAHGSARLPPLAKGPSTACRAAGKGKKEEVLLSGVMFQPFEELKGELSLVPQAEGQSLARQKFVDECEAAINEQINVEYNASYAYHSLYAYFDRDNVALKGFAKFFKESSDEEREHAEMLMEYQNRRGGRVRLQSIVTPLTEFDHSEKGDALYAMELALALEKLVNEKLHNLHSVATRCNDPQLSDFVESQFLQEQVDAVKKISEYVTQLRRIGKGHGVWHFDRMLLEEEA, encoded by the exons ATGCTTCTTAGGATTGCGTCGTCtccggccgccgtcgccgcggcTAGCCAGCTCTCTGCGCCAGGGCCGGCCCACGGTTCTGCGAGGCTGCCGCCGTTAGCGAAAGGGCCGTCGACGGCGTGCAGGGCCGCGGGGAAGGGGAAAAAGGAGGAGGTGCTCCTCAGCGGTGTGATGTTCCAGCCGTTCGAGGAGCTCAAGGGGGAGCTTTCGCTCGTGCCGCAGGCCGAGGGCCAGTCGCTCGCCAGGCAAAAGTTCGTCGATGAATGCGAGGCCGCCATCAACGAGCAGATCAA TGTGGAGTACAATGCCTCGTACGCGTACCACTCCCTCTACGCCTACTTCGACCGGGACAATGTTGCCCTCAAGGGCTTTGCCAA GTTCTTTAAGGAATCGAGCGACGAGGAAAGGGAGCACGCGGAGATGCTAATGGAGTACCAG AACAGACGTGGAGGGCGGGTGAGGCTCCAGTCTATCGTGACCCCATTGACAGAGTTCGACCACTCTGAGAAAGGCGATGCTCTGTATG CAATGGAGTTGGCTCTAGCTCTTGAAAAGCTCGTGAATGAGAAGCTGCACAACCTGCACTCT GTGGCAACAAGGTGCAATGATCCTCAGCTGAGCGACTTTGTTGAGAGTCAATTTCTTCAGGAGCAG GTTGATGCCGTGAAGAAGATCTCCGAGTACGTGACGCAGCTTAGGAGAATCGGCAAAGGACACG GGGTGTGGCACTTTGATCGGATGCTGCTTGAAGAAGAGGCCTAG